The Cannabis sativa cultivar Pink pepper isolate KNU-18-1 chromosome 8, ASM2916894v1, whole genome shotgun sequence genomic interval TATGTTTGGATTATCACGATATGTTGTGGTTGGTTGTGAGTTTTGGCTATTCTGTCCCTCCTCGTAAGACGCCCTAAAGATGGTATTAAGTTTTTCCAACTCCATCTTTGCCATTTGGAATGTTGCTTCTGAGTGTGATGCAAAGAAATTCATTGAGTTTGAATAAGCATTGAGCGCTCCAAACCTGAACAATCATATGAATCATAATTAAAACACTAATAGAATAAGaataaaagaattttatttgctaatttaattttaatttacctTGACAATTGGGTCATCTTTTGATGTTCGGATGAGTGTTCACCAACTTGTGTAGAGGAAGAAGTCTTGACATCCTTTCGCCAACGAGTTAATATTAAGGATTCTGGTATAACTCGAATGTCAAGACTTTTCATTACACACCATATATGCTTGCATGGAATACCATCGGACTCAAACAACAAACACGAACAATTTAACTCATTCTTCTCTTTGTTATATAAGACTCGGTGTCTTATCGTACCGTATTGGAATCTAGCTAAAGAGAAGAGGTATGAATCCCCTTGATCTTCCCGATGAGAAATTGAATAGGGTTGCTCTTCCTCAATCTGTTCTTTTactttataatatatgtttCTGGTGAAAATTGCGGCGGCCTGTTTGTAATATGTTTGCAAGAAATCTGTCTTACCAGCGGGAATATGAGGGACGGTATGCATGCTTTTGAAATCTTTAGCGGCTTCATTATGGCGCATTGTGCCAATAGCATGGGTAATTTGTGAAACAAACTCTCGTAAACTGTAATTAGCAAGTAAGAATCTCTTGAGTACATTGTTCATAGACTCACATCTTTGGGTTGTTCGCATGCCTCCATAGAAAACCCCTCTTAAGAACGTCTCTGCCCATTGACCACGTGTGTTGTATTTAGTACGACACCAAGAATTTTCTTCAAGGCCGAATTGTGCCAACAAAGCGGCCCATTTTTCTTCAAACTCTTCCACTGTGTAGTAGTTGTATATTAAGTCAAAGAAGCCTTTGTTGAAATCTGGAATCTTAATATTCTTTGTGGCATTGTTCCCTAGATGCCATGCACAAAGTCGATGGGTAGAGTCTCGTAACAAATGTCTGATTGTGAATCCCATCCTTTCATCATTATCAGTGAGGACTACTTTTGGTTTTTTGTTGCCCATGCAATCAAGGAACACCCTCAAGAACCAAATATAAGCGTCTTCCGTCTCATCAAGTAAAACTGCGCAACCGAACACACAAGTTTCAAAATGGTGATTGACGCCAACAACTACAGTCAATGGCTTATTATACTTATTGGTGCGGTATGTTGTATCAAAAGCAATTGCTTCCCCGAATAACATGTAGTCTCTTCTACTCATACCATCGGCCCAAAAAAGGAATGCTAATCGATTTTCGTCATCAATCTTGTACTCGACGTAAAATTCAGGATCCATTGATGATAAGCCGTCTAAGAAACCCAATGTACCTTCTGCATCACTTGATatgttgtaacgtccccgcttcaagcctccattgggtccttacacccacggaatgaatggctcttatacacgagtacgccactctagctgcttcctggactgatgactgaccctacagaccaacacaagtgtttacagcgtgctttgtcctcactcacacgcatcctgggaaaacttcccaggaggtcacccatccttgaaattgctccaggccaagcacgcttaactgtggagttctttcgagatgggctaccgaaaaacaagatgcaccttgttgacataggtagtaccaatcaatccatttaagctctattcaactgtgtagtcccatacctacacagtctcagaatcatcccacttgaccttccccaggcggtgtgggattgcacggctaccggtgtttccccttacggatcacgggactgcggccacaatcacccccccttacggggtccgacgtcctcgtcgaccacacttccggctgggtcaaggctctgataccatttgtaacgtccccgcttcaagcctctattgggtccttacacccacggaatgaatggctcttatacacgagtacgccactctagctgcttcctggattgatgactgaccctacagaccaacacaagtgtttacagcgtgctttgtcctcactcacacgcatcctgggaaaaattcccaggaggtcacccatccttgaaattgctccaggccaagcacgcttaactgtggagttttttcgagatgggctaccgaaaaacaagatgcaccttgttgacataggtagtaccaatcaatccatttaagctctattcaactgtgtagtcccatacctacacagtctcagaatcatcccacttgaccttccccaggcggtgtgggattgcacagcttacccggtgtttccccttacggatcacgggactactgactgtcacatatgTTCTCTTGCTTTCTTAAACTAGCCGTTTTGTTGTACACATCTCTTAGTTGGAAAGGAAGATTGTCATACCCTCCAGATTGTAGGGCAATATGTGCTACAACGGAAGAAGTTTTGATACCACATCTATTCATGCTAATTACTTGTGCAGCTACTGCTTCAGGAACCTCGCGGTTTGCCCGAGTGAATTGCATTTGTGATGGTATTACCAAATCATGATTATGAAATGGTACAAATTCTTGACACCGCCAAAGATTTGTTTTTTGTAACCGAAGGATTCGTAACGCAGCTTGACACCCACAACGTGTTATTTCTTTTGGTCGC includes:
- the LOC133030376 gene encoding protein FAR1-RELATED SEQUENCE 5-like, translating into MDPEFYVEYKIDDENRLAFLFWADGMSRRDYMLFGEAIAFDTTYRTNKYNKPLTVVVGVNHHFETCVFGCAVLLDETEDAYIWFLRVFLDCMGNKKPKVVLTDNDERMGFTIRHLLRDSTHRLCAWHLGNNATKNIKIPDFNKGFFDLIYNYYTVEEFEEKWAALLAQFGLEENSWCRTKYNTRGQWAETFLRGVFYGGMRTTQRCESMNNVLKRFLLANYSLREFVSQITHAIGTMRHNEAAKDFKSMHTVPHIPAGKTDFLQTYYKQAAAIFTRNIYYKVKEQIEEEQPYSISHREDQGDSYLFSLARFQYGTIRHRVLYNKEKNELNCSCLLFESDGIPCKHIWCVMKSLDIRVIPESLILTRWRKDVKTSSSTQVGEHSSEHQKMTQLSRFGALNAYSNSMNFFASHSEATFQMAKMELEKLNTIFRASYEEGQNSQNSQPTTTYRDNPNIIQDPVRVRTKGMASTNSRKGTNDGVQGGRQCTLCGGRDHNKRTCMRRTGV